In a single window of the Thermococcus stetteri genome:
- a CDS encoding ribonuclease III family protein encodes MELISYTRDFTDKGLAKLGDALINLVFSLALSEYLGRPTGERVPNASLAIALEMAGLKHIIPPRTDKHGKGDIAEALFAYAWLEKKITIEEAARILSRNLDDDVTHFTRKKETIGRAFAVLYEEIGKRLGLKG; translated from the coding sequence ATGGAGTTGATCTCCTACACGAGGGACTTCACCGACAAGGGGCTCGCCAAACTCGGCGACGCCCTCATCAACCTCGTCTTTTCTCTTGCCTTGAGCGAGTACCTTGGCAGGCCAACCGGGGAAAGGGTCCCAAATGCTTCCCTCGCAATCGCGCTTGAGATGGCAGGGCTCAAACACATCATACCCCCAAGAACGGACAAACACGGCAAGGGAGACATTGCCGAGGCCCTCTTTGCCTACGCCTGGCTGGAGAAGAAGATAACCATAGAGGAGGCGGCCAGGATACTTAGTCGGAACCTCGATGATGACGTCACGCACTTCACGAGAAAGAAGGAGACAATAGGGAGGGCCTTTGCCGTCCTGTATGAAGAAATAGGAAAGAGGCTTGGGCTTAAAGGCTGA
- the uppS gene encoding polyprenyl diphosphate synthase produces MLYRVVSHIPHTLFKPVYDLYESYLLEKVKSGNIPKHVAIIMDGNRRWARKLEKPPWYGHLFGSKKLEEILEWCRELNIRTLTVYAFSTENFKRSKGEVNALMRLFEEKFRELIRDERVHRYGIRVNVLGRKEMLPENVRKAAEEAERVTRKYSNYTLNIALAYGGRSEITDAVREIVRDALEGKIKPEEIEEETIKRYLYYPNMPDPDIVIRTGGEVRISNFLLYQIAYSELFFVDVYFPEFRKIDFLRIIREFQKRQRRFGR; encoded by the coding sequence ATGCTTTACCGGGTGGTTTCCCATATTCCCCATACTCTTTTTAAGCCGGTTTATGACCTTTATGAAAGCTATCTTCTAGAGAAGGTTAAATCAGGGAATATCCCAAAGCACGTTGCCATAATAATGGACGGCAACAGGAGATGGGCCAGGAAGCTCGAAAAGCCTCCATGGTACGGCCATCTATTCGGCTCCAAGAAGCTGGAGGAAATCCTCGAGTGGTGCAGGGAGCTGAACATAAGGACGCTCACGGTCTACGCCTTCTCGACCGAGAACTTCAAGCGCTCAAAGGGGGAAGTGAACGCCCTCATGAGGCTCTTTGAGGAGAAGTTCAGGGAGCTGATCAGGGATGAGAGGGTTCACCGCTACGGCATCAGGGTAAACGTCCTCGGCAGGAAGGAGATGCTCCCCGAAAACGTGAGAAAGGCCGCGGAAGAAGCGGAGAGGGTCACAAGGAAGTATTCGAACTACACTCTCAACATAGCCCTCGCATACGGCGGCAGGAGCGAGATAACGGACGCGGTTAGGGAAATAGTGCGGGACGCCCTCGAGGGAAAGATTAAGCCGGAGGAGATCGAGGAGGAAACAATAAAGCGCTATCTCTACTATCCCAACATGCCAGACCCCGACATCGTCATACGGACTGGCGGCGAGGTGAGAATAAGCAACTTCCTCCTCTATCAGATCGCCTACAGCGAGCTCTTCTTCGTTGACGTATACTTCCCCGAGTTCAGGAAGATAGACTTCCTCAGGATAATCCGCGAGTTCCAGAAGAGACAGCGACGCTTTGGAAGGTAG
- a CDS encoding AI-2E family transporter has product MRVETAVWAAVSIGALYLTWETVSPILSPIIIAATTAYILYPIHERLERKIGGRWSALTLTGILTVISLLFVFGFALLINDVKYSLANYVDTFVDWLLGLNLPPSAYEVIQKISLGISQRFNSYVLGYTYSLPTLILQVVVMVFSFYGILVNASTIKREVYSLIPPSNRNLARELIDSGAETLNIVLRGWLLIGVGKGMVLALLFRAFGVSDVGGAVAAGILTVIIELLPVVGGWIVWVGGVAYLANQGQVLPAVLLTVLGFSLVSPLPDILLKEKISRVKWGVDAIISLLGFIGGYIAFGFVGIIIGPVSLGLLKTLIEEWKEIKERSP; this is encoded by the coding sequence ATGAGAGTTGAGACCGCAGTGTGGGCCGCAGTTTCCATAGGGGCCCTCTACCTGACGTGGGAAACGGTTAGCCCAATTCTCTCGCCGATTATAATAGCCGCCACTACGGCCTACATCCTTTACCCAATTCACGAACGCCTCGAAAGAAAAATCGGGGGGCGGTGGTCGGCACTCACCCTAACTGGGATTTTGACGGTGATCTCTCTCCTGTTTGTCTTCGGTTTTGCCCTCCTCATAAACGACGTTAAATACTCCCTGGCAAACTACGTTGACACTTTTGTTGACTGGCTCCTCGGCTTAAACCTGCCCCCCTCCGCCTATGAAGTCATTCAAAAAATCTCGCTTGGCATTTCCCAGCGGTTTAACAGCTACGTTCTCGGCTATACGTATTCCCTTCCCACGCTGATCCTCCAGGTAGTCGTTATGGTCTTCTCATTTTACGGCATCCTTGTGAACGCCAGCACTATAAAAAGAGAGGTCTACTCGCTCATCCCCCCTTCCAACCGCAATCTGGCAAGGGAACTGATAGACAGCGGGGCTGAAACGCTCAACATTGTCCTTAGAGGGTGGCTCCTCATAGGAGTTGGAAAGGGCATGGTACTGGCCCTCCTGTTCAGGGCTTTTGGGGTTTCCGATGTTGGGGGGGCTGTTGCCGCTGGTATTCTAACGGTGATAATCGAGCTCCTCCCAGTCGTTGGTGGTTGGATCGTGTGGGTTGGGGGTGTCGCTTATCTGGCCAACCAAGGGCAAGTTCTTCCCGCTGTTCTCTTAACGGTTCTTGGGTTCTCCCTGGTCTCGCCGCTCCCCGACATCCTGCTGAAGGAGAAGATAAGCCGCGTGAAGTGGGGGGTGGATGCCATCATCAGCCTCCTGGGTTTCATCGGCGGATACATAGCCTTTGGGTTCGTGGGGATAATAATCGGTCCAGTCTCACTTGGCCTCCTGAAGACCCTCATAGAGGAATGGAAGGAGATCAAAGAGAGAAGTCCTTGA
- a CDS encoding DUF2067 family protein — translation MRAKRVITIHVRDDREKEEFMRELQRLRLPAFIYVHGKLDSLKINVQGTKDEIREAIQKIREIHTRVRAKLYPDRRGLYRYKVDDLLRDAGTSVSTPILVKTLELLGERVEVKDDEIITSMPWEEAVEVTSRLGEALGEISLQTTRQIREVVLPVAIAYDLDPEEVIDRLVELGLAEWKEDKFKYELIKNKEQALEELLKALEGDVDED, via the coding sequence ATGAGGGCCAAGAGAGTTATAACAATCCACGTTAGGGACGACAGGGAGAAGGAAGAGTTTATGAGGGAACTCCAGAGGCTCCGCTTACCTGCCTTCATCTACGTCCACGGCAAGCTGGATTCGCTCAAGATAAACGTCCAGGGGACGAAGGATGAGATCAGGGAAGCCATTCAGAAGATAAGGGAGATCCACACGAGGGTTAGGGCGAAGCTATACCCTGATAGAAGGGGGCTTTACCGCTACAAGGTGGACGACCTGCTGAGGGACGCGGGAACCAGCGTTTCAACCCCGATACTCGTTAAGACCCTTGAACTCTTGGGTGAGAGAGTAGAGGTGAAAGATGACGAGATCATTACCTCTATGCCCTGGGAGGAAGCCGTCGAGGTGACTTCCCGTCTCGGTGAGGCTTTGGGAGAGATATCCCTTCAGACTACTAGGCAGATAAGGGAGGTTGTCCTTCCCGTTGCGATAGCGTACGACCTCGACCCTGAGGAAGTCATAGATAGGCTCGTTGAGCTTGGCTTGGCAGAGTGGAAGGAGGATAAGTTTAAATACGAACTCATCAAGAACAAGGAACAGGCGCTGGAAGAGTTGCTGAAAGCCCTTGAAGGTGATGTGGATGAGGATTGA
- a CDS encoding sugar phosphate isomerase/epimerase family protein, whose protein sequence is MEIGVSIYPHFITKDKGLASILADVKIKDYDFVSLFPHALGLIKNGSVVEKNLRNFETTLKGVGIDYILRMPTSMNLRDHVYHSRHFRVARAVADVAIKLGAKVIVMQSGKTGRLDLEIEAIQSLADMLKPFDIKIALENTYSVKDTLYVVDNVDRDNVGFALDVAHAFLSAQGNEEKLLEDIKLGTDKAIILMVHDNFGKLFPQVEPEDALAYGVGDLHLLPGEGCIPFGKVLKLFGDVPILLKVKDPDKFQKVPTKKGLIDLLLSL, encoded by the coding sequence GTGGAGATAGGAGTGAGCATCTACCCCCACTTCATTACCAAGGACAAGGGCCTCGCATCAATTCTGGCGGACGTAAAGATCAAGGACTACGATTTCGTTTCGCTGTTCCCCCACGCTCTGGGCCTGATAAAAAACGGCTCTGTGGTTGAGAAGAACCTCCGCAACTTTGAGACGACCCTTAAGGGTGTTGGGATAGACTACATTCTCAGGATGCCGACCTCGATGAACCTCAGGGATCACGTCTACCACAGCAGGCACTTCAGGGTGGCGAGGGCAGTTGCCGACGTCGCCATAAAGCTCGGCGCAAAGGTAATCGTCATGCAGAGCGGAAAGACTGGAAGGCTCGACCTCGAAATTGAGGCCATACAGAGCCTCGCGGACATGCTGAAGCCCTTCGACATCAAGATAGCCCTAGAGAACACCTACAGCGTTAAGGACACCCTCTACGTCGTGGACAACGTGGACAGGGACAACGTTGGCTTCGCCCTCGATGTCGCCCACGCCTTCCTGAGCGCTCAGGGCAACGAGGAGAAGCTCCTCGAGGATATAAAGCTCGGAACCGATAAGGCGATAATCCTCATGGTGCACGACAACTTCGGAAAGCTCTTCCCGCAGGTCGAGCCCGAGGACGCTTTGGCCTACGGAGTTGGAGACCTCCACCTCCTGCCGGGAGAAGGCTGCATACCCTTTGGAAAGGTTCTGAAGCTCTTCGGCGACGTTCCAATACTCCTAAAGGTCAAGGATCCCGACAAGTTCCAAAAAGTACCAACAAAGAAGGGTCTTATAGACCTTCTCCTCAGCCTTTAA
- a CDS encoding PH1570 family protein — protein sequence MQCEEKLEVFENGFEDGKFNLRIEYYGKDARKLLLAIIRELYLPDYGEDYVYPFECAKEFWGIYMDPSEIRAEEPRLAPVKFLNQSILNRLEKALSEIDAPAEVKEAIEVEKAEVAKLGKGLLALGKSFILDERGYLFLFNKPSARELILKYLGMLDES from the coding sequence ATGCAGTGCGAGGAGAAGCTAGAGGTGTTTGAGAACGGCTTTGAGGATGGGAAGTTCAACCTCAGGATTGAGTACTATGGAAAAGACGCCAGAAAGCTTCTCCTCGCAATTATACGCGAGCTCTATCTTCCCGACTATGGAGAGGACTACGTCTATCCCTTTGAATGCGCCAAGGAGTTCTGGGGCATCTACATGGACCCATCCGAGATTAGAGCGGAAGAGCCCCGACTTGCCCCGGTGAAGTTCCTGAACCAGAGCATCCTCAACCGGCTCGAAAAGGCTCTTTCTGAAATAGATGCACCCGCTGAAGTTAAAGAGGCCATAGAGGTTGAAAAGGCTGAGGTTGCAAAGCTAGGAAAGGGCCTACTCGCCCTTGGGAAGAGCTTTATCCTCGATGAGAGGGGCTACCTCTTCCTCTTCAACAAACCCTCCGCCAGGGAGCTGATACTAAAATACCTGGGGATGCTGGATGAGAGTTGA
- a CDS encoding TBP-interacting protein, translating to MYDELSPGTKKVYTQVRYLDDYHWEIKGSSITGIHKKSNVKVIIDVGKNREEADSLAGKDVNGIHIVAIPDNGVFYIKNGSFVLTYRYLKATLADINDHIVWSGFKVVQDDGKLVQEDIYEYLGAALVNHIKNNALAGQDYIFWQFYKCEKCGKYVDIENLEAHLREHGIKLHEKSEERYEVFELNFREGKVFDKFGEEVPMDKFSSEAREFIKEVLSGGHQGG from the coding sequence ATGTACGATGAGCTGAGTCCAGGAACCAAGAAAGTGTACACGCAGGTTCGCTATCTGGACGACTACCACTGGGAAATCAAAGGTAGTTCAATAACCGGGATTCATAAGAAGAGCAACGTCAAGGTCATCATAGATGTAGGAAAGAACAGGGAGGAGGCAGACTCGCTCGCGGGAAAAGACGTCAATGGGATTCACATTGTGGCCATTCCAGACAACGGAGTTTTCTACATCAAGAACGGTAGCTTTGTCCTCACGTACCGCTACCTCAAGGCCACCCTCGCCGATATAAACGACCACATCGTCTGGAGCGGCTTTAAGGTTGTTCAAGATGATGGAAAGCTTGTCCAGGAGGACATCTACGAGTACCTCGGTGCAGCCCTTGTGAACCACATAAAGAACAATGCCCTAGCCGGCCAGGACTACATCTTCTGGCAGTTCTACAAATGCGAGAAGTGCGGGAAGTACGTGGACATCGAGAACCTTGAGGCTCACCTCCGTGAGCACGGCATCAAGCTCCACGAGAAGAGCGAGGAGCGCTATGAGGTCTTCGAGCTGAACTTCAGGGAGGGCAAGGTCTTTGACAAGTTCGGCGAGGAAGTACCCATGGATAAGTTCAGCAGTGAGGCTAGGGAGTTCATCAAAGAAGTCCTCTCCGGAGGACACCAGGGAGGGTGA
- a CDS encoding DNA-directed RNA polymerase subunit L: MRIEVIRREENLLEFYLEGEDHTFANLLTETLHENEHVTFAGYTIEHPITMARKPRFKVVTDGKITPEKALEEAAQKIFDRAREVLEAWKAAIE; this comes from the coding sequence ATGAGGATTGAGGTCATAAGGCGTGAAGAGAACCTCCTTGAGTTCTATCTTGAGGGAGAAGACCACACCTTTGCCAACCTGCTCACTGAGACCCTCCACGAGAACGAGCACGTGACGTTCGCAGGATACACCATTGAGCACCCGATAACGATGGCAAGGAAGCCCCGCTTCAAGGTAGTTACCGACGGGAAGATAACGCCCGAGAAGGCCCTTGAGGAGGCGGCCCAGAAGATATTCGACAGGGCCAGAGAAGTCCTTGAGGCCTGGAAAGCGGCTATAGAGTGA
- the hjc gene encoding Holliday junction resolvase Hjc, which translates to MRYRRGASAERELVRLLESKGFAVLRSAGSHKVDLVAGNGDEYLCIEVKSTRSRKLYLPVEDVEKLIQFAGRFGGKPVLAVKFVNVGWRFYDPSKLEHGEKSYKIDLELPFMTLDGLLGKQRTLEEVL; encoded by the coding sequence ATGAGATACAGGCGTGGTGCAAGTGCGGAGAGGGAACTTGTAAGGCTTCTCGAAAGTAAAGGATTCGCAGTCCTCCGCTCGGCGGGGAGTCATAAAGTTGATTTAGTTGCAGGAAACGGGGACGAGTATCTCTGCATAGAGGTCAAGAGCACGAGGAGCAGGAAGCTCTACCTTCCGGTCGAGGATGTTGAAAAGCTGATCCAGTTTGCGGGGCGCTTTGGCGGAAAACCCGTGCTCGCGGTTAAGTTTGTAAACGTTGGGTGGCGCTTTTATGACCCGAGTAAACTGGAGCACGGGGAGAAGAGCTATAAAATCGATCTCGAACTACCTTTCATGACACTCGACGGGCTTTTGGGGAAGCAGAGAACCCTTGAGGAGGTGCTGTAG
- the folP gene encoding dihydropteroate synthase — protein MRFAGVDLSEPRIMGVINVSPESFYKGSVRNDEEKLVETALRMVEDGASFIDVGAKSTAPYLETQIPVEEEIRRAVWAVRTIRDHVDVPISIDTTNARVAEEAIKAGADIINDVTGLKGDPNMARVASDYGTPVVLCASGRVKDFSDPVHTVMDFLQESLVIAEKHGIEDVAVDPAIGFLRPEWPPWYVWDSKAIANLNLLKSLGKPILVGISRKSFIGAITGRQDPYERLAGSLSATAIAVLKGANIIRTHDVKETLDAVKVASFIKDFSL, from the coding sequence ATGAGGTTCGCTGGGGTCGACCTGAGTGAGCCCAGGATAATGGGAGTCATCAACGTCTCCCCCGAGAGCTTCTACAAGGGAAGCGTCAGGAACGATGAGGAGAAGCTGGTAGAAACTGCCCTGAGGATGGTGGAAGATGGAGCGAGCTTCATTGATGTAGGGGCGAAGTCCACAGCCCCGTACCTTGAGACCCAGATTCCAGTTGAGGAGGAGATCAGGCGGGCAGTCTGGGCTGTGAGAACGATCCGAGATCACGTTGATGTCCCGATAAGCATTGACACGACAAACGCAAGGGTCGCGGAGGAGGCTATCAAAGCCGGGGCAGACATAATCAACGACGTTACAGGCCTGAAAGGAGACCCCAATATGGCCAGGGTTGCCTCTGACTACGGTACCCCCGTTGTCCTCTGCGCCAGCGGTAGGGTAAAAGACTTCAGCGACCCGGTTCACACAGTCATGGACTTTCTCCAGGAGAGCCTTGTGATAGCCGAGAAGCACGGGATTGAAGACGTTGCAGTTGATCCCGCCATCGGCTTTCTCCGCCCGGAATGGCCGCCTTGGTATGTGTGGGACTCAAAGGCCATAGCCAACCTCAACCTGCTGAAATCCCTCGGAAAACCTATTCTAGTGGGCATCTCGAGAAAGTCCTTCATAGGGGCAATAACTGGAAGGCAGGATCCCTACGAGAGACTGGCGGGCAGCCTCTCAGCAACCGCCATAGCAGTGTTAAAGGGTGCGAACATAATAAGGACTCACGACGTCAAGGAGACGCTGGACGCTGTGAAGGTTGCCAGCTTCATCAAGGACTTCTCTCTTTGA
- a CDS encoding threonine--tRNA ligase yields the protein MRMLLIHSDYLEYEVKDKALKNPEPISEEQKKGRLDEVLAVFISVEKVDEANPEEIVEKAVKEIEDVASQVKAERIFVYPFAHLSSELAKPDVALEVLRKIEEKLKEKGYEVKRAPFGYYKAFKLSCKGHPLAELSRTIVPEEAVSKEERNIALEKEEKELKSYWYILTPEGELIDVDKFDFTGHENLRKFVNYEIHKNRIADKEPPHVRIMLEQELVDYEPGSDAGNLRYYPKGRLIKGLLEQYVTEKVIEYGAMEVETPIMYDFEHPALEKYLNRFPARQYVVKSGDKKFFLRFAACFGQFLIKKDATISYRNLPLRMYELTRYSFRREKSGELSGLRRLRAFTMPDMHTVARDLQQAMDEFKKQYKLSMEVLRGVGLTPDDYEVAIRFTRDFWEQNKDFIVELAKIIGKPVLIEMWDQRFFYFILKFEFNFVDNLDKAAALSTVQIDVENAERFGITYYDEEGKERYPLILHCSPSGAIERVMYAILEKQAKLQAKGIKPMYPLWLSPIQVRVIPVSDEVMDYALYVAGKLEGAKIRVDVDDTGDRLNKKIRKAEKEWIPYIIVVGRNEKEQNTVTVRRRSDGKQVEMQLEDLIREIKQQTEGFPYKPRPLPLLLSRRPKFRG from the coding sequence ATGAGAATGCTTCTGATACACTCGGACTACCTCGAGTACGAGGTCAAGGACAAAGCCTTGAAGAACCCGGAACCGATCAGCGAAGAGCAGAAGAAGGGAAGGCTCGACGAGGTTCTGGCGGTCTTCATCAGTGTTGAGAAGGTCGATGAGGCAAACCCAGAGGAGATAGTTGAGAAGGCCGTTAAGGAGATAGAGGACGTTGCTTCCCAGGTAAAGGCCGAGAGGATATTCGTTTATCCCTTCGCCCACCTCAGCAGTGAGCTCGCAAAGCCCGACGTCGCCCTCGAAGTCCTAAGGAAGATCGAGGAGAAGCTGAAGGAGAAGGGCTACGAAGTCAAGCGCGCCCCCTTCGGCTACTACAAGGCCTTCAAGCTCTCCTGCAAGGGACACCCGCTGGCCGAGCTCAGCAGGACGATAGTTCCGGAGGAGGCCGTTAGCAAGGAGGAGCGCAACATAGCCCTCGAAAAGGAGGAGAAGGAGCTCAAGAGCTACTGGTACATCCTCACGCCCGAGGGCGAGCTGATCGACGTTGACAAGTTCGACTTCACCGGCCACGAGAACCTGAGGAAGTTCGTGAACTACGAGATCCACAAGAACAGGATAGCGGACAAGGAGCCCCCGCACGTGAGGATAATGCTTGAGCAGGAGCTCGTTGATTACGAACCTGGAAGCGACGCCGGAAACCTCAGGTACTACCCCAAGGGCAGACTCATAAAAGGACTCCTCGAGCAGTACGTCACCGAGAAGGTTATAGAGTACGGAGCGATGGAGGTCGAGACGCCGATCATGTACGACTTCGAGCACCCGGCACTCGAGAAGTATCTTAACAGGTTCCCTGCCAGGCAGTACGTCGTCAAGAGCGGCGACAAGAAGTTCTTCCTCAGGTTCGCGGCATGCTTCGGCCAGTTCCTCATAAAGAAGGACGCTACCATAAGCTACCGCAACTTACCGCTCAGGATGTACGAGCTGACGAGGTACTCCTTCAGAAGGGAGAAGAGCGGCGAGCTTTCTGGCCTTAGAAGGCTCAGGGCCTTCACGATGCCCGATATGCACACGGTAGCGAGGGATCTTCAGCAGGCCATGGACGAGTTCAAGAAGCAGTACAAGCTCAGCATGGAAGTCCTCAGAGGAGTAGGCCTCACCCCGGACGACTACGAGGTCGCCATAAGGTTCACGCGCGACTTCTGGGAGCAGAATAAGGACTTTATCGTCGAGCTGGCGAAGATCATCGGAAAGCCCGTCCTCATCGAGATGTGGGACCAGAGGTTCTTCTACTTCATCCTCAAGTTCGAGTTCAACTTCGTCGACAACCTCGACAAGGCTGCTGCACTCAGCACTGTCCAGATAGACGTTGAGAACGCCGAGCGCTTCGGCATAACCTACTACGACGAGGAGGGCAAGGAGCGCTACCCGCTCATACTCCACTGCTCGCCGAGCGGCGCCATAGAGAGGGTCATGTACGCCATCCTCGAGAAGCAGGCCAAGCTCCAGGCGAAGGGAATCAAGCCGATGTACCCGCTCTGGCTCAGCCCGATACAGGTTCGCGTTATCCCTGTCAGCGACGAGGTCATGGACTACGCCCTCTACGTGGCAGGGAAGCTCGAGGGCGCTAAGATAAGGGTCGACGTTGACGACACGGGCGACAGGCTCAACAAGAAGATAAGGAAGGCCGAGAAGGAGTGGATTCCCTACATCATCGTCGTCGGAAGGAACGAGAAGGAGCAGAACACCGTTACCGTCAGGAGAAGGAGCGACGGAAAGCAGGTCGAGATGCAGCTCGAAGACCTCATCAGGGAGATAAAACAGCAGACTGAAGGCTTCCCGTACAAGCCGAGGCCCTTACCGCTGCTCCTCAGCAGGAGGCCGAAGTTCAGGGGATGA
- the sppA gene encoding signal peptide peptidase SppA, producing the protein MDERIWKYISAVLILLLALSIVSVAVLYSQINPPTVPGNQTGFVVETPANFTLVCGGGLNATETEVAELKDQIVFLQGLVAPKQKGTTIAIVPIFGLIDDYTALQVIPLLRKVAMNESIGGVLLWVESPGGMVGPVISIHSEVKKLSLIKPVVAYSGDIMASGGYYIAVGAQKIVASPLAEVGSIGVLYVHYDLEKNYEMNGIKVNVFKTGKHKDMGAEWRDLTPEEREKIAEMINTYFQAFLNAVSEGRNMTIDEVKNFSTGETWFAKNVTGTLVDELGGIDTAISVLERLMNVSGAKVVVYKDLETPEEFGVYGSTALYLDPRYLLALRG; encoded by the coding sequence ATGGACGAGAGAATATGGAAATACATCTCGGCGGTTCTGATTCTCCTGCTGGCCCTTTCCATTGTGAGCGTTGCCGTGTTGTACTCCCAAATTAACCCACCCACGGTTCCTGGTAATCAGACTGGATTCGTCGTCGAAACTCCCGCAAACTTTACACTCGTGTGTGGGGGCGGCCTCAATGCCACTGAAACCGAGGTTGCAGAACTCAAGGATCAAATCGTTTTTCTCCAGGGCCTCGTTGCACCAAAGCAGAAGGGCACAACTATTGCTATTGTCCCGATATTCGGGCTTATAGACGACTACACTGCCCTACAGGTCATCCCACTTTTACGGAAAGTGGCCATGAACGAATCAATTGGTGGCGTTCTCCTATGGGTGGAAAGTCCTGGAGGCATGGTTGGACCGGTTATCAGCATACACTCTGAGGTCAAGAAGCTATCCCTCATTAAACCTGTTGTTGCGTACAGCGGAGACATTATGGCTTCAGGAGGGTATTACATAGCAGTTGGGGCTCAGAAAATAGTCGCCAGTCCGCTCGCAGAGGTTGGTAGCATTGGAGTTCTCTACGTCCACTATGATCTGGAAAAGAACTACGAAATGAACGGGATAAAGGTGAACGTCTTCAAGACCGGGAAGCATAAGGACATGGGTGCTGAATGGAGGGATTTAACACCGGAGGAGCGCGAGAAGATAGCGGAGATGATAAATACCTACTTCCAGGCGTTCCTCAACGCAGTAAGCGAGGGGCGCAACATGACAATTGACGAGGTCAAAAACTTCTCAACAGGAGAAACCTGGTTCGCCAAAAACGTTACTGGAACCCTCGTTGATGAACTTGGTGGCATAGACACTGCCATAAGCGTCCTCGAAAGGTTAATGAACGTTAGTGGTGCAAAAGTTGTGGTGTATAAAGACCTTGAGACTCCAGAAGAGTTTGGGGTCTATGGTAGCACCGCCCTCTATCTCGATCCGAGATATCTGCTCGCTTTGAGGGGGTGA
- a CDS encoding exosome complex RNA-binding protein Csl4 produces the protein MDEKKTVKNGDLVLPGDYLGVIEEYLPGEGVREENGELYATRAGRVRINPEKMEIRVEPVTDIPPLPKVGDVVIGRVVEVKPQAVIVQLISIEGRENDREIATSKLAGIHISEIKDGFVEDITKEFKIGDIIRAKVIANEKSPIQLSTKGPDLGVVYALCSRCRTPLIRRGDKLICPRCGNVETRKLSSLYRKLKVSL, from the coding sequence ATGGATGAAAAGAAGACCGTGAAGAACGGAGACCTCGTGCTTCCCGGGGACTACCTCGGGGTCATAGAGGAGTACCTTCCCGGCGAGGGCGTGAGGGAGGAGAACGGCGAGCTTTACGCCACAAGAGCCGGTAGAGTTAGAATTAACCCTGAAAAGATGGAGATAAGAGTTGAACCCGTAACCGACATCCCGCCCCTTCCAAAGGTGGGCGACGTAGTCATAGGAAGGGTCGTTGAGGTGAAGCCTCAGGCAGTAATCGTTCAGCTTATCAGTATCGAGGGCAGGGAAAACGACAGGGAGATAGCAACCTCAAAGCTGGCCGGGATACACATCTCCGAGATAAAGGATGGATTCGTCGAAGACATCACGAAGGAGTTCAAGATAGGCGACATCATAAGGGCTAAGGTGATCGCCAACGAGAAGAGCCCAATACAGCTGAGCACAAAGGGACCCGACCTCGGCGTCGTCTATGCCCTCTGCTCCCGCTGTAGAACCCCCCTCATAAGGCGCGGTGATAAGCTCATCTGCCCGCGCTGTGGGAACGTCGAGACGAGAAAGCTGTCCTCACTGTACAGAAAGCTGAAGGTGTCTCTATGA
- a CDS encoding gamma carbonic anhydrase family protein codes for MPVYEIEGKKPKIHPTAFIDETASIIGDVVLEEKTSVWPSAVLRGDIEQIYIGCCSNVQDNVSIHTSHGLPTKIGKYVTIGHNAVVHGATVEDYTIIGMGAIILDGAKIGKHVIIGAGALVPPGKEIPDYSLVVGVPGKVVRQLSEEEIEWTKKNAEIYMELAEKHLKRKKIE; via the coding sequence ATGCCGGTTTACGAGATAGAGGGCAAAAAGCCCAAGATACACCCGACCGCTTTTATTGATGAGACCGCATCTATAATAGGAGACGTTGTCCTCGAGGAGAAGACAAGCGTCTGGCCCTCGGCAGTCCTCCGCGGCGACATAGAGCAGATTTACATCGGTTGCTGCTCAAACGTCCAGGACAACGTGAGCATCCACACCTCCCACGGCCTCCCAACGAAGATAGGGAAGTACGTCACCATCGGCCACAACGCCGTCGTTCACGGCGCTACCGTTGAGGACTATACGATAATCGGAATGGGTGCGATAATCCTCGACGGTGCGAAGATTGGAAAGCACGTCATCATTGGAGCAGGTGCCCTCGTCCCGCCGGGCAAGGAGATACCCGACTACAGCCTCGTCGTCGGCGTTCCTGGCAAAGTAGTCCGCCAGCTTAGCGAGGAGGAAATTGAGTGGACCAAGAAGAACGCCGAAATCTACATGGAGCTCGCTGAGAAGCACCTCAAGAGGAAGAAGATAGAGTGA